One Deltaproteobacteria bacterium genomic window, AATCGGAATTCCGAGCTGTTCGAGCTCGGCATGACGGAAAAAAGTAGCCCCACCGCCCCTTCGATTTGCGTAGAACTTTTCCTGGGCGGTCAACTGAACACCGCTGCAATTGACCAGCCAAACCAGCGGAATGTTCAAGCGCTTTGAAAGATTGGTAACCCTTAAAATATTATCCGCCTGCCCGGGAATCCAAGCACCGGCATACAGCTTGTTGTCAAACCCCACCACCACCGCCCATTTGCCGGATATCTTCCCCAGACCATCAAAGACATTGGTGGTGCCTTCCTCGTTTTCCATGGGATTGTAAAAGGTATGCAGCGGACACCAGGTGCCCGGATCGATCAAATAATCAAGCCGTTGCCATACCGTCATCTGGCCGCGTGCATTGATCTTTTCCTCAGGCAGGCCGATGGTTTTGACCCTTTCAAATTCTTTGTCAAAACCTGCCTCTACTTCTTTGATTTTCTTTACATTCTCTTCGGTGCTGACGATATTGCCTTTGGACAGTTCCCGACCGAACGACGTCATTTTTTCAAAATAGGGTCTCATGATAGCTCCTCGTCTGATGAAGTATTCGTAGGCGTCAGAAAATAAATGATCTGTGAAAAACCTTTATCACGAAAACACAAAAAGACGAAAGCACGAAATGCAAAAAAAAACTCCCATGCAAAAATATTACAGGGGAGTTTTTTATCTGAATCGGGGTAAGATTCAGGGGGAAACTTACTTGCCTTTAAATGCCGGATCCCTTTTTTCCAGAAATGCGGCGACACCTTCCTGCTTGTCCTCAGTGCCGCATGAAAGCGCATGCAGATAAGATTCATGCGCCAGGCCTTGACTTAGCGATCCCTCGGCATAGCGCAGGACTGCTTCCTTGGCGTACTGTAAGGCCAGTTTTGGCCTTGCCGCAAGGGTCGTTGCCAACGCCTTGACTTCGTCCAACAACTGATCCGGCTCCACCACCTTGTTCACAAGCCCAATGGCCAGTGCTCGATCCGCCTTGATAGGGTCCCCAGTCAGAATGATCTCCATGGCGATCCCCATTCCCACCAGCCTCGGCAAACGCTGGGTTCCACCGGCACCCGGCATGATCCCAAGTTTCACCTCCGGCTGTCCCATGCGGGCTTTGGCCGAGGCCACCCGCATGGTGCATGCCATGGCCAACTCAAGGCCCGTTCCCAATGCCCAACCGTTGATGGCGGCAATGGACGGTATTTCCAGCTGCTCGATGCGCGTGTACACTTCCTGCCGGCGTCGCGTTTCGGATCGCCCCAGCAGGCTGTTGCGCGCTTTCACTTCCATGATATCGGCACCAGCCACAAAAGCTTTCTCTCCGGCGCCGGTTAAAATCATCACCCGAATATCCGGATCCTGCTCGATCTTCGAAAGCGCATCATCAAGCTCCTCCACCGTGGCATTGTTCACGGCGTTCATCTTATCCGGACGGTTGATGGTTACATAGGCAAATCCATCTTCTATCGTAAGCAATATATTTTCATACATCATTTGTCTCCGTAATCGTAAAAGCCTTTACCGGTCTTTCGACCGAGATTTCCTGCATCGATCATCTCGTCCAGCAGTTTGGGATGCGCATAGCGGGGATCGTCCAGTTCCCTGCGCAGCGTCTGCATCTTGGCACGGTGAATGTCCAGACCGATCATGTCGATCAGCTGCAGCGGTCCCATGGGATGATTCGCTCCCAGCTTCATGGCCTTGTCGATATCCGCTGCATCCGCCACCCCGGAGTCCACCAGCCAGGTCGCCTCGTTCAGCAGCTGACCCAGAATCCGGCTCACAATACCTGCCGGCGCCTCGTTCTTGCACACCACCGGGTCCTTGCCCAGCTGTCTGGCAAATGCCGCTGCCCGCTCCAGCGTCTCCGCCGATGTCTGCTTCCCCGGCATGATCTCCACCAGCTTCATGATCGTCGGCGGA contains:
- a CDS encoding enoyl-CoA hydratase/isomerase family protein — encoded protein: MMYENILLTIEDGFAYVTINRPDKMNAVNNATVEELDDALSKIEQDPDIRVMILTGAGEKAFVAGADIMEVKARNSLLGRSETRRRQEVYTRIEQLEIPSIAAINGWALGTGLELAMACTMRVASAKARMGQPEVKLGIMPGAGGTQRLPRLVGMGIAMEIILTGDPIKADRALAIGLVNKVVEPDQLLDEVKALATTLAARPKLALQYAKEAVLRYAEGSLSQGLAHESYLHALSCGTEDKQEGVAAFLEKRDPAFKGK
- a CDS encoding 3-hydroxybutyryl-CoA dehydrogenase; the encoded protein is MAVNKVLVIGAGTMGAGIAQLCAQQGMEAVLTDISLELSEGALAKITKGLDGRIAKGKITEADKQDVLSRMTAAGDLSPAADADIVIESVVENLDIKKKVFAELDERAKPETILATNTTSLSISAMANATKRPDKVVQMHFFNPPTIMKLVEIMPGKQTSAETLERAAAFARQLGKDPVVCKNEAPAGIVSRILGQLLNEATWLVDSGVADAADIDKAMKLGANHPMGPLQLIDMIGLDIHRAKMQTLRRELDDPRYAHPKLLDEMIDAGNLGRKTGKGFYDYGDK